From the genome of Winogradskyella forsetii, one region includes:
- a CDS encoding SDR family oxidoreductase, translated as MSKVVLITGGSSGIGKSMGEFLQAKGFQVYGTSRNPKNYPDSKFPIVALDVTKPETISNCIAEVLKQESQIDVLVNNAGAGITGPIEEIPDEEIKRNFETNLFGPINVIKAVLPTMRQQNSGLIINITSIAGYMGLPYRGIYSASKGALELITEAFRMELKGFNIHMTNVAPGDFATNIAAGRYHAPILEKSPYKDTYGNTLSMMDEHVDSGNDPKQMAEAIYKIIQTKNPKIHYKVGAFMQKFSIVLKRILPDSFYEKLLMNHYKL; from the coding sequence ATGTCTAAAGTTGTATTAATAACAGGTGGATCTTCAGGAATTGGGAAATCTATGGGAGAATTTCTTCAAGCTAAAGGCTTCCAAGTCTATGGAACCAGTAGAAATCCTAAGAATTATCCTGATAGCAAATTTCCTATTGTAGCTTTAGATGTTACCAAACCAGAAACGATTTCAAATTGCATAGCAGAAGTTTTAAAGCAAGAATCTCAAATAGATGTTTTAGTGAACAATGCAGGTGCTGGTATAACCGGTCCTATTGAAGAAATTCCAGACGAAGAAATAAAGCGCAATTTTGAAACCAATCTTTTCGGCCCTATAAATGTCATAAAAGCGGTTTTGCCGACTATGCGTCAACAGAATTCGGGTTTAATTATCAATATTACATCTATTGCTGGTTATATGGGTTTACCTTATCGTGGTATTTATAGTGCGAGTAAAGGTGCTTTAGAACTGATTACCGAAGCTTTCAGAATGGAACTAAAAGGGTTTAATATCCATATGACCAATGTGGCTCCTGGTGATTTCGCTACTAACATTGCAGCTGGTCGCTATCATGCTCCAATATTAGAAAAATCGCCATATAAAGACACTTACGGAAACACGTTAAGCATGATGGATGAACATGTGGATAGTGGAAATGATCCAAAACAAATGGCAGAAGCTATTTATAAAATCATTCAGACTAAGAATCCTAAAATTCATTACAAGGTTGGGGCTTTTATGCAGAAATTCTCTATTGTTTTAAAGCGTATTCTCCCAGATTCCTTTTATGAAAAGTTATTGATGAATCATTATAAGTTGTAA
- a CDS encoding glutaminyl-peptide cyclotransferase codes for MHLSKYFILLSLSLFLSNCGDSNTSNKTGLSINTTEKSLMLGDTLKLSINNPKKLEVSNVSYELNGKPIENNMVLNNMSLGNKTISAKVKIGDETQTITKSVIVYNNTIPSIYTYEIVNTFPHDISSYTQGLEFYNGELYESTGQKKESKLRKINFETGEVLKNIDLEDQYFGEGLTILNDKIYQLTWQAKRGFIYDVDTFEKLSTFNYGTSKEGWGICNDGTTLFKSDGTEKIYLLNPENLTEQGHIEVYTEKGKIPSLNELEWIDGKIFANIYQRNGVLIINPKTGGVEGVIDFKPLKKLVKQHPKLDVLNGIAYHPERETIFVTGKNWDKLFEVKISKR; via the coding sequence ATGCATCTCTCTAAATATTTCATTCTCTTATCCTTAAGTTTATTTTTATCGAATTGTGGCGATTCCAATACGTCAAATAAAACGGGTTTATCCATTAATACAACCGAAAAATCATTAATGCTTGGTGATACGTTGAAATTATCGATTAATAATCCTAAAAAATTAGAGGTTTCCAATGTGAGTTATGAGCTTAATGGTAAACCCATTGAAAACAACATGGTTTTAAACAACATGTCATTAGGAAATAAAACCATCTCAGCCAAAGTAAAAATCGGAGACGAAACGCAGACCATTACGAAATCGGTTATAGTTTATAACAACACCATTCCTTCTATTTACACCTACGAAATTGTAAATACATTTCCTCATGACATTAGTTCTTACACACAAGGTTTGGAATTTTACAATGGCGAATTGTACGAAAGTACAGGTCAGAAAAAGGAATCCAAGCTCAGAAAAATTAATTTTGAAACTGGAGAAGTTTTAAAAAATATTGATTTAGAAGATCAGTATTTTGGAGAAGGCCTTACCATTCTTAATGACAAAATCTATCAGCTCACTTGGCAAGCCAAACGTGGTTTTATTTATGATGTCGATACTTTTGAAAAACTAAGCACCTTTAATTATGGAACAAGTAAAGAAGGTTGGGGAATTTGTAATGATGGCACAACCTTATTTAAATCAGATGGTACAGAAAAAATTTATCTTTTAAATCCAGAAAACCTTACAGAACAAGGCCATATAGAAGTTTATACCGAAAAAGGAAAGATTCCAAGCCTAAATGAACTCGAATGGATTGATGGCAAAATCTTTGCCAACATTTACCAACGTAATGGTGTTTTAATTATCAATCCTAAAACTGGAGGTGTTGAAGGCGTTATCGATTTTAAACCGCTAAAAAAACTGGTGAAGCAACATCCAAAATTAGATGTTTTAAATGGCATCGCTTACCATCCAGAACGTGAAACTATTTTTGTAACCGGAAAAAATTGGGACAAGCTTTTTGAAGTAAAAATATCCAAACGATAA